TCCTGGGGGATCTGTATGTTAAACCTGAAGATAAAATCCGGGCGCTTCAGGAGGCCCAGAGGGGATTCAGCAATAATTTCTCCGGCAGTATAATCTCCCAGGGAACCAGGAAAGTAAAAGAAGAACTGATCAGTATAATCGACGAAACCCTGGCTGAACCCCGGGCCGGAAGTCTGGCGGTGGTACCGGAGGCCATGGAGGCCATAATTGACGGCTACTCCCGGCAGCCCAGCGTAATTAAAAACCTGGCAAAAATTTCCCACTCTGACTACTCAACGGCTATCCATTCCATCAATGTCATGGCTCTTGCAGTGGGATACTGCTTTTATACCTGCCGTTCCAGGGAAGAGACCTTAACCATCGGTCTTGCAGCCCTGCTCCACGACGTGGGAAAAACTGAAATTCCCCAGGAAATCCTGACTGCCCCCCGGAACCTGAGCAGTTCCGAGTTTCTTATCATGAAGAAACACCCGGAAATAGGGGCGGACATACTGGAAACCTACGCCTCGGACCTGCTCCAGACCCTCCCCGGAACCCTGGAACATCACGAAAAACTCGACGGCAGCGGGTACCCCCGGGGGACTACCGACATATCCGATATTGGACAGATCCTCAGTGTAATCGACTGTTACGAGGCAATCACGAATGACGAGCGCCCATACAGGAACTCAATGAAACCGATCAGCGCGCTGAAACTCCTGAAGGAAGAGACTGACCTGGGCAGATTCAACCGCCGGATCTTTGAAGATTTTGCCTACAGCCTTACGGATTTTTCATCCGTTTCGAATCACAAGACCTACCGATCAATTCTGGGAACCTGAGTATCAGGCTCTTTCCACCTTGCGTAATTACTGCTCCCCGTTGCATACTCGGGAACCATGAGCGTAAACATACGGGACCTTCTTAAAGAGTACGACCTCGAAATAGATGATCTGCGCTGGTATCTGAGCATACAGATGACAGAACGCCTGTTGACCTACCGTGAGGAACCCCTGCTGCTCACGGAACTGATCTGGCGGGGGACCCTGGGAGACGAACTCTACGATATGGAAGAACGTTACCTTCGGGAATCCCAGGAACAGATGGACCGTGGAGTTCTGGATGAGACCCGTGTGCGGGAGCAGCTCAACCAGGCCCTTAGGGCCCGGCGGCTGCGGCATCGATAAACTTCAATCAGTCCGGAATCCAGGATTCAAGCTCCTTTCGGATCTCCTCAAGCTGCGCGGCGACATCCTCTTCTGCTTCTTCCAGCGGAACCCCCGCAGCGGAGCGGCAGGAGGCATAAAACTTTATCTTCGGCTCGGTTCCCGATGGTCTGGCGGTTACAACTGCCCCGGTCTCCAGGAAGAACTGCAGAACATTTGAAGAAGGCAGATCGATGTTGTCGTCGCTGTCCCCTTCCTCCATGTAGTAGCTTGTTCCGTAGAGATAATCCTTGATCATGGTGACTTTGCGGGATCCGATTCTCTCCGGGGGCTCTTTTCTGAGCCGCTCCATCAGGTCACCCATTATCGTCAGTCCCTTCTGCCCCTTGAAATAGGCGGAGATGAGGCTCTCCCGGAAAAGACCGAAACGGCTGTAGATATCCTTCAGATGGTCCAGTACCGAGCGTCCCAGGGAGCGATTATAGAGGGCCATTTCCGCTGTTAAAAAGGCCGCCGATATGGCATCCTTGTCCCGGACTTCGGTTTCTATCAGGTATCCGTAGCTCTCTTCTCCACCGAAGATGTAATCCTCGTCGGTAAACTCGAATTTCTTTATCAGATCGGCGATGTACTTGAACCCGGTAAGCACGTCATAGGTCCCGGCTCCGTAGCTTTCCGCTATAAGGCGCTGAAGTTCCGTGGTGACAATGGTCTTGACCACCCGGGGCCGGGGGGGCATGGTCCCCGCTTCTTTATGGGAAAGAAGTATATAATCCTCCAGCAGACAGCCGAGCTGGTTTCCGTTTACAAGGACATACTCGCCCTGCTCGTCGGGGACGGCTATTCCC
Above is a genomic segment from Marispirochaeta aestuarii containing:
- a CDS encoding HD-GYP domain-containing protein, coding for MSRLPIIDQDWIKVRATNLKYYDNIELYFKNPFGKIVLYKPAGMNFTDESLKKKPFLGDLYVKPEDKIRALQEAQRGFSNNFSGSIISQGTRKVKEELISIIDETLAEPRAGSLAVVPEAMEAIIDGYSRQPSVIKNLAKISHSDYSTAIHSINVMALAVGYCFYTCRSREETLTIGLAALLHDVGKTEIPQEILTAPRNLSSSEFLIMKKHPEIGADILETYASDLLQTLPGTLEHHEKLDGSGYPRGTTDISDIGQILSVIDCYEAITNDERPYRNSMKPISALKLLKEETDLGRFNRRIFEDFAYSLTDFSSVSNHKTYRSILGT